One Stenotrophomonas oahuensis genomic region harbors:
- a CDS encoding M24 family metallopeptidase, whose product MSGQIGGLTLAEAQAQLKPWEDRAPAIAAEEYQARIAHARALMQAQGVDALLVGAGTSLRYFAGVPWGATERLVGLLLTREGEPLLVCPVFEEGSLDAVLKIPADKFLWEEHEDPHALVAGLMAERGARTLALDPGIAFGVHTGLTAHLAATDIRDATAIIDGCRMCKSPAELALMQQACDMTLHVHRLAAGIAREGIGTDELVRFIDQAHRALGADNGSTFCIVQFGHATAFPHGIPGVQHLVPGQLVLIDTGCTVQGYHSDITRTWIFGEPSDAQRRIWDLEHAAQAAAFNAVRPGVTCASVDAAARAVLEAAGLGPDYRLPGLPHRTGHGCGLVIHEAPYLVRGNDTVLQPGMCCSNEPMIVVPGAFGVRLEDHFYVTASGAQWFTPPSAAIDRPFA is encoded by the coding sequence GTGAGCGGTCAGATCGGCGGACTCACGCTGGCCGAAGCACAGGCCCAGCTCAAACCATGGGAGGACCGTGCCCCGGCCATTGCAGCCGAGGAGTACCAGGCGCGCATCGCCCACGCCCGTGCACTGATGCAGGCGCAGGGCGTGGACGCGCTGCTGGTGGGTGCCGGCACGTCGCTGCGCTACTTTGCCGGCGTGCCCTGGGGCGCGACCGAACGGCTGGTGGGCCTGCTGCTCACCCGGGAAGGCGAGCCGCTGCTGGTCTGCCCGGTGTTCGAGGAGGGCTCGCTGGACGCGGTGCTGAAGATCCCGGCCGACAAGTTCCTGTGGGAAGAGCACGAAGACCCGCACGCGTTGGTGGCCGGACTGATGGCCGAACGCGGTGCGCGCACGCTGGCGCTGGACCCGGGTATCGCCTTCGGCGTGCACACGGGTCTGACCGCGCACCTCGCGGCGACCGACATCCGTGACGCCACGGCGATCATTGACGGCTGCCGCATGTGCAAGTCCCCAGCGGAACTGGCGTTGATGCAGCAGGCCTGCGACATGACCCTGCACGTGCATCGCCTCGCCGCGGGCATCGCACGCGAGGGCATCGGTACCGATGAACTGGTGCGCTTCATTGACCAGGCGCATCGCGCCCTCGGGGCCGACAACGGCTCCACCTTCTGCATCGTGCAGTTCGGTCATGCCACAGCGTTCCCGCATGGCATTCCCGGTGTGCAGCATCTGGTCCCCGGCCAGCTGGTGCTGATCGATACCGGTTGCACGGTGCAGGGCTACCACTCCGATATCACCCGGACCTGGATTTTCGGTGAGCCCAGCGATGCCCAACGGCGCATCTGGGATCTGGAACACGCTGCACAGGCCGCGGCGTTCAATGCAGTGCGTCCCGGCGTCACCTGTGCCTCGGTCGACGCGGCGGCACGCGCGGTGCTGGAGGCCGCTGGGCTGGGCCCCGATTACCGCTTGCCCGGGTTGCCGCACCGCACCGGGCACGGTTGCGGTCTGGTCATCCACGAAGCACCGTACCTGGTGCGGGGCAACGACACCGTGCTGCAGCCGGGCATGTGCTGCAGCAACGAACCGATGATCGTGGTCCCGGGCGCGTTCGGCGTGCGCCTGGAAGACCACTTCTACGTAACCGCCAGCGGCGCGCAGTGGTTCACGCCGCCGTCGGCGGCGATTGACCGCCCGTTCGCCTGA
- a CDS encoding aldehyde dehydrogenase family protein, with amino-acid sequence MSNVEPLLLAGRWQASLSSEGSFRAADPTTGDAIGPAFPVSGAADIEAAVAAGSAVAAELAAAPAERIAAFLDAYADALDADADTLVALANAETALPAPTRLRGNELPRTSGQLRQAAAAVRSYSWTQPVIDTAAGLRSHRAPLSKPVLVFGPNNFPFAFNAIAGSDFASAIAARNPVIAKAHPLHPATSQRMAQLAHTALLAAGLPAAAVQLLYQFDNPLGLKLAGDARLGAIGFTGSRGGGLALKAAADAAGIPFYAELSSVNPVFMLPGILAERGEALAQEFFASCTLGSGQFCTNPGVVVVPHGAEGDAFVAAATAHFAAAAPMVLFSQSGLEHLTQGIATLRAAGAELLAGGVVGEGGFRHAPTLLSVDAGAFIAQPQALQTEAFGPVSLLVRVTDVEAMVQVATAFEGNLTGTLYRAGDGSDDAAWQRIAPVLRARVGRLINSRMPTGVAVSAAQNHGGPFPSTGHPGFTSVGMPAAIHRFAALHSYDAVPDALLPIELRDRNPGNVQRTIDGVTGVSDVGAGS; translated from the coding sequence ATGAGCAACGTCGAACCGCTCCTGCTGGCGGGACGCTGGCAAGCCAGTCTGTCATCCGAGGGAAGCTTCCGCGCGGCCGATCCCACCACGGGCGACGCCATCGGACCGGCGTTCCCCGTCAGCGGCGCGGCCGACATTGAAGCGGCGGTTGCGGCAGGCAGTGCCGTGGCCGCGGAGCTGGCGGCAGCACCGGCCGAGCGCATCGCAGCCTTCCTGGATGCGTATGCCGATGCCCTGGATGCCGACGCCGACACGCTGGTGGCGCTGGCCAACGCCGAGACCGCACTGCCGGCTCCCACCCGGCTGCGCGGCAATGAACTGCCGCGCACCAGCGGCCAGCTTCGTCAGGCCGCCGCGGCGGTGCGCAGCTACAGCTGGACCCAGCCGGTGATCGATACGGCGGCCGGGCTGCGCTCGCATCGGGCACCGCTGTCCAAGCCGGTGCTGGTATTCGGTCCCAACAATTTCCCGTTTGCCTTCAATGCCATCGCAGGCAGTGATTTTGCCTCCGCCATTGCCGCGCGCAATCCGGTCATCGCCAAGGCGCACCCGTTGCATCCGGCCACCAGCCAGCGCATGGCACAGTTGGCGCACACCGCGCTGCTGGCAGCCGGCCTGCCGGCGGCGGCGGTGCAGCTGCTGTATCAATTCGACAACCCGCTGGGCCTGAAGCTGGCCGGTGATGCACGTCTGGGTGCGATTGGCTTCACCGGCAGTCGCGGTGGCGGTCTCGCCTTGAAGGCGGCGGCCGACGCCGCAGGCATTCCGTTCTATGCCGAGCTCTCCAGCGTCAATCCGGTCTTCATGCTGCCAGGCATTCTGGCCGAACGCGGTGAAGCGCTGGCCCAGGAGTTCTTTGCGTCGTGCACGCTGGGCAGTGGGCAGTTCTGCACCAATCCCGGCGTGGTCGTCGTGCCGCACGGTGCCGAAGGCGATGCGTTTGTCGCCGCGGCTACGGCCCACTTCGCAGCAGCGGCCCCGATGGTGCTGTTCTCGCAGAGCGGACTGGAGCACCTCACGCAGGGCATTGCGACCCTGCGCGCGGCCGGTGCCGAACTGCTGGCCGGCGGCGTGGTGGGCGAGGGCGGCTTCCGCCACGCACCGACCCTGTTGAGCGTTGATGCCGGTGCCTTCATCGCGCAGCCGCAGGCGCTGCAGACCGAAGCCTTCGGTCCGGTCAGCCTGCTGGTGCGGGTGACGGATGTGGAGGCCATGGTCCAGGTAGCGACCGCGTTCGAAGGCAATCTCACCGGTACGCTGTACCGCGCTGGTGACGGCAGCGACGATGCCGCCTGGCAGCGCATCGCCCCGGTGCTGCGCGCACGCGTGGGACGCCTGATCAACTCGCGCATGCCGACCGGCGTGGCGGTGAGCGCAGCGCAGAACCACGGCGGTCCGTTCCCGAGCACCGGCCATCCTGGCTTTACCTCGGTGGGCATGCCGGCGGCGATCCATCGTTTCGCGGCGCTGCACAGTTATGACGCGGTGCCCGATGCACTGTTGCCGATCGAATTGCGTGACCGCAATCCGGGTAACGTGCAGCGCACGATCGATGGCGTGACCGGCGTTTCCGACGTGGGAGCCGGCTCGTGA